GTGCTTGACTTTGCGCAGGATTTAATTGCTTCCTATCAATTTGTCTACATGGTAGATGGAGAAGTTGTCAACGAGCCAGTGCCGGTTGTAGATCATTTCTCTTGGATCAAGCAGGGGACGGGGCAGTTTTTCTTTAATCGCGTTGCCTTTGGATTATACGGTATCTTGTTTTTCACGGGTCTTTTCATTTGTTTGTTTACGGGCAAGTATATCCCGGTCTATTCCGATATTTTTGTTTCTTCTTCCGTGACGGTTTCGGTAGTGGTTTCATTTGTGGCCACTTGGGTTTTTCTGTTTTTCCATGAGATGGCCCACTTGATGGCGGCCCGCTCATTGGGGATCGGCAGTCGTATCGGTCTGGGGCATCGACTTGTTTTTGCCGTAGCAGAGACGAATATGTCCAATATTGTTCTTGTTGAGCCACAGCGCAGATACAGGGCGTTTTTGGCGGGAATGTCCTGGGATGCGATGTTTATGGGAATCGGTGTGATTTTGTTGTTTGCCAATGATCAAGGCTGGCTGACGCTTTTGCCCTTCATGGAAGCATTCATTCGCATGCTGAATGTCATTCTTCTCATGGCTTTGGCCTTTCAGTTCATGGTTTTCATGCAGACCGACTTATACTACGTGTTAGCAACCAAGTTCCAATGCTCCAATCTGATGGTGAATACACGTATGTTTTTGAAAGGGAAATTCCGTTCCTTGACGCAGGAGGAGCAGGAGGAATGGGAGTACGTAGCTGACCACGAGAAGAGAGTCATCCGCTGGTATAGCTGGGTCTATTTGATTGGATCAGTGTGGGGAATTTGGTTCTTTGTCCAGTATCAGCTGCGCATGGCGGTTGATTTCATCTGGATCATCGCTGACGACATGAAAAACGCTCCGCTTCACTCGTGGGAGTTTTGGGACGGCATCCTATTGATCCTGTTGGTGCTAGTTCCGTTTCTCATTTTGGGCTGGTCGTGGATGAGAGCCTATCGACAACGGAGAAGCGAAAGAGAGCGGACGAAATCCTTGCAGGGCACATAACTAATTTGTGTCTTCACCTTGCCAAGCTACCCTGTTACGCTAAGGGGAAGAGAGATACCCAGGCAAAGGAAGTGCTCACATGAACCCGATGATCCAAAAAATCATTCATCTGCGAAAAGAAGGGCATCTGGACGAAGCGATCCAGCTTGCCCTTCAGCTCGTCAGTCAATCTCCGACTGATCCTGTCGCCCATTATCAGTGTGCGTGGTGCCACGACGCAGCCGGATTGGAGAGGGAAGCTGTTCCCTTTTACGAAAAAGCGATTGAGCTCGGACTGTCTGTCGAAGACGACCTGCAAGGGGCATTACTCGGTTTGGGCAGTACGTATCGCACGCTGGGACAATACGAGCAGGCAGCAGCTACGCTCGAGATGGGGATGCAACAGTTCCCCAGCGACCGTTCCTTTCCGATTTTTCTTTCCATGGCGTATTACAATCTCGGGAAGCATCACGAAGCCATGAATCTCCTCCTGAAAAACCTCGCAGAAACCTCAAGCGATCCTACGATTTTGGCCTATCGAAAAGCGATTCTGTTCTATGCAGATGATCTGAATAAGACATGGTAGCGTCATACTAATTCCATTTGCAGGAAAACAATCGCCTCCCGTTGTACAAGTACAACAGCGGGAGGTGCCTATGTATAAGCTGATATTGGTAGATGACGAAGAAGATGTAAGAGAAGGGGTTAGTCAAGAAATTGACTGGCATAGTCACGGGTACGAGGTGGTTGCCAAAGCAGAAAACGGCAGAGAGGCATTGGAGCTGGTAGAGAGGCTGCGACCGGACGTCGTCGTAACCGACATCAAGATGCCCTTTATGAACGGACTTCAGCTGGCGGAGTCCATTGGGCGCGATTACCCTGCCATCCGCATCATTATCTTGACTGGGTTTGATGAGTTCGAGTACGCGCAAAAGGCCGTGAAGCTGCAAATTGATGAATATGTGCTCAAGCCGTTTTCCGCGAGTGAGCTGATGGAAGCGCTGGACAAGGTAAAGCGACGGATGGACGAAGAGGCGGCCCATCGGGAAAACGTTCAGCTGTTGCGCGATAGCTATCGAAAAAGCTTGCCGGTGCTGCGGGAGGTTTTTTTATCATCTTTGCTGAGTCGTCAACTCGTACAGCACGATGTTTTTTCAAAGGCCTGCGAATACGGGATTGAGCTCAGGAGTCCCGAATATCTCGTGGCGGTCATCTGTGTAGACCAGCCCAAGCAGGAGGAGCAGCAGCTGTTTCTTTTTGCTGTGAAAAATATCGCAGAAGAGCAGCTGAACGCAAGCAAACAGGCGGGTATTGTTTTTCTCCATGAAGATCAGGTTGTGCTGCTCATGCGAACAAAAGCAGACGACACGCAGCGAATCGAAGTGCGAGCACAACATATTGCAGAAGAAATCAGGCGAACGATTGAAAAATATATGAGCATTACGGTAACGATCGGAATCGGCAACGCTGTGGCAGATATAGCAGCACTCCCTTATTCGTATGAAGACGCCATGCAGGCACTTGATTACAAAAGCATCCTTGGCTGCAACAGGATGATTGTGATCAATGACGTGGAAAAGCAAGCGAGTGAGCAGATACGCCTCGATGAGAGAAGGGAGCATGAATTGGTTCGGTGTATCAAAATGGGGACGAGTACGGAGCTTCGGGCCGTGATTGATGAATTGTT
The window above is part of the Brevibacillus brevis NBRC 100599 genome. Proteins encoded here:
- a CDS encoding membrane protein, whose protein sequence is MNISGDSILKMHPLARRAENEEEILIGRTDISNFIVLPAIGVEIIDMLDEGKSIHEVATIMEERLGEPVDVLDFAQDLIASYQFVYMVDGEVVNEPVPVVDHFSWIKQGTGQFFFNRVAFGLYGILFFTGLFICLFTGKYIPVYSDIFVSSSVTVSVVVSFVATWVFLFFHEMAHLMAARSLGIGSRIGLGHRLVFAVAETNMSNIVLVEPQRRYRAFLAGMSWDAMFMGIGVILLFANDQGWLTLLPFMEAFIRMLNVILLMALAFQFMVFMQTDLYYVLATKFQCSNLMVNTRMFLKGKFRSLTQEEQEEWEYVADHEKRVIRWYSWVYLIGSVWGIWFFVQYQLRMAVDFIWIIADDMKNAPLHSWEFWDGILLILLVLVPFLILGWSWMRAYRQRRSERERTKSLQGT
- a CDS encoding tetratricopeptide repeat protein encodes the protein MNPMIQKIIHLRKEGHLDEAIQLALQLVSQSPTDPVAHYQCAWCHDAAGLEREAVPFYEKAIELGLSVEDDLQGALLGLGSTYRTLGQYEQAAATLEMGMQQFPSDRSFPIFLSMAYYNLGKHHEAMNLLLKNLAETSSDPTILAYRKAILFYADDLNKTW
- a CDS encoding response regulator, which translates into the protein MYKLILVDDEEDVREGVSQEIDWHSHGYEVVAKAENGREALELVERLRPDVVVTDIKMPFMNGLQLAESIGRDYPAIRIIILTGFDEFEYAQKAVKLQIDEYVLKPFSASELMEALDKVKRRMDEEAAHRENVQLLRDSYRKSLPVLREVFLSSLLSRQLVQHDVFSKACEYGIELRSPEYLVAVICVDQPKQEEQQLFLFAVKNIAEEQLNASKQAGIVFLHEDQVVLLMRTKADDTQRIEVRAQHIAEEIRRTIEKYMSITVTIGIGNAVADIAALPYSYEDAMQALDYKSILGCNRMIVINDVEKQASEQIRLDERREHELVRCIKMGTSTELRAVIDELFDQVAGVPVSIEDYRIYLLEIMTTILKTAHRAEVDMDQLFGGQRYLLQVMTTFTGMEDAREQITDICERLMASIASGRQTTYRRLITQALDYTHAHYHSPDISIHKVCEQLHISLGYFSGIFKKETKTTFVSYLLSLRMEKAKELLRTTDLKSFEIAEKVGYTDPNYFSFSFRKYTGMSAKEYRSQSEQEG